A stretch of DNA from Defluviitalea raffinosedens:
GTTTTGCTTTGACCTCATTTTTGACAACCTCCTGTTAGTATTATTTTACTAAACTAGTGTGTGATTGTCCAAATGGGTTAGGGGGATTAAGAGATGGAATAACGGAAGATGTCTATTATTGTATTATTACTTAAGAGAAATACAAACCCCTATCCCATTTTAATCATAACATATTTAAAAAAATATTATAGACTTTTTGTTTCTGGAATATACTCATATAATATTCATACATGTTTTATTAACTTAAATTAATAATAGAATAAGGAGGATGGGATAGTGGGTAAAAATAATGTTCAGGTTCATGACGAAGAAAGTGTACAAAATGTTGGGCCATCGAATATAAAGATAATGTATCAGCGCTTTGGTGATCCTACTTTACCGCCTGTGTTCCTGATTATGGGTGCCGGTGCACAGATGATTAACTGGCCTGAAGGATTTTGTTTAGAACTGGCTGGTCGCGGTCTACATCCAATTCGATTCGATAATAGGGATGCCGGACTATCAACTCACTTTTTTGATGCACCTGTTCCAGATTTTCAAGCCATACAATCTGGTGATTTCTCTACAGTAACTTACACTCTCTCTGACATGGCAGCAGACACGGTAGGTCTTATGGATGCGCTTGGATATGATAGTGTACACTTGGTTGGTGCATCAATGGGTGGAATGATAGCCCAGACAATAGCCATAGAGTTTCCGCATAGGGTTCGATCGTTGACTTCTATCATGTCCACTACTGGAAATAACTCAGTAGGGCAGCCTGACTATTCAGTGTTGGCAAATTTGGGTTCGCCTCCTTATCATGATCGTCAAGCTTATATCAGTTGGCAGATTAAATCACGTAAAGCTATTGGTTCTCCCAGATATCCTTTAGACGAAAAAGCTACTGCCCAAATTGCAGGGCTTGCCTGGGACCGTGATCATGACCCATTGGGTATGTTGCGCCAAGCTACGGCAGTTATAAAATCCGGTGATAGAACTGAACAACTTCATTCTGTTGAAATACCAACTCTTGTTATCCACGGTGAAAATGACAAAATGATTGATGTAAGTGGAGGACGTGCCACGGCAGCAGCAATTCCAAACGCCGAACTGGTAACCTTCGAAGGAATGGGACATGATCTCCCAAAACAATTATGGTCAGAGTTTGCTATAAGGATTGTAAATCTTATACACCGAGTGGAGTCCTTGAAATAGACTGTTTTCCACTATGACATAAAAAAATGTCCTTAAGACATCTATTTCATCAACTCAAGTCACGTGGAGTGCGTAGTATTGATGTCAAAGCCTTAACCTTTAATATTACTGGCTTTTCGCGTTTACATTCAACTTGTCTACTCG
This window harbors:
- a CDS encoding alpha/beta fold hydrolase — protein: MGKNNVQVHDEESVQNVGPSNIKIMYQRFGDPTLPPVFLIMGAGAQMINWPEGFCLELAGRGLHPIRFDNRDAGLSTHFFDAPVPDFQAIQSGDFSTVTYTLSDMAADTVGLMDALGYDSVHLVGASMGGMIAQTIAIEFPHRVRSLTSIMSTTGNNSVGQPDYSVLANLGSPPYHDRQAYISWQIKSRKAIGSPRYPLDEKATAQIAGLAWDRDHDPLGMLRQATAVIKSGDRTEQLHSVEIPTLVIHGENDKMIDVSGGRATAAAIPNAELVTFEGMGHDLPKQLWSEFAIRIVNLIHRVESLK